One genomic region from Gadus morhua chromosome 9, gadMor3.0, whole genome shotgun sequence encodes:
- the chmp1a gene encoding charged multivesicular body protein 1a yields the protein MDETLFQLKFTAKQLEKLAKKAEKDSEKEQAKVKKALQQKNVECARVYAENAIRKKNEGLNWLRMASRVDAVSSKVQTAITMKGVTKNMAQVTKALDKALGSMDLQKVSAVMDKFETQVQNLDVHTSVMDDAMSSATTLTTPQEQVDSLIHQIAEESGLEVMDQLNQLPAGAASLGGETSSKQDKEDQLSRRLAALRN from the exons ATGGATG AAACGCTCTTCCAACTAAAG TTCACAGCTAAACAACTCGAGAAACTAGCCAAGAAGGCAGAAAAGGATTCGGAGAAGGAACAAGCCAAGGTCAAGAAG GCTCTTCAACAGAAGAATGTGGAATGTGCCAGAGTCTATGCTGAGAACGCCATACGGAAGAAAAATGAGGGGCTTAATTGGCTGCGTATGGCTTCCCGCGTGGATGCTGTTTCCTCTAAAGTTCAAACAGCCATCACTATGAAGGGG GTGACTAAGAACATGGCCCAGGTTACAAAAGCTCTGGACAAAGCTCTGGGCTCCATGGACCTGCAGAAGGTTTCAGCTGTCATGGATAAGTTTGAAACCCAAGTCCAGAACTTGGATGTTCACACCtcg GTGATGGACGACGCCATGAGCTCGGCCACCACGCTGACCACGCCGCAGGAACAGGTGGACAGCCTGATCCACCAGATAGCGGAGGAGAGCGGCCTGGAGGTCATGGACCAGCTGAACCAGCTGCCGGCCGGGGCAGCCTCCCTGGGTGGGGAGACCTCCAGCAAACAGGACAAGGAGGACCAGCTCTCCCGACG